In the genome of Acidobacteriota bacterium, the window TTTCATGATTTCCTCCCACCCTATGGGTTAAGGACAGCAAAGTTGCTGTCTGTTGTTTTTTGTTTCATATCAACAGTATAACTCATTGGGTGGGATTTCTTATGCTAAAAATCGCTCAAACTAGGTGGTTCTTTCTTGATTTGGAGGTGACTAATGGCAGCAGGTGAGTTCAAACCATATGTTCCACCGGAAATGTCCATGAGTGAGTTCACGTTGAAGGCGTTGCTGGTCGGACTCGTGATGTGCGTCGTCCTCGGAGCGGCTAATGCCTATCTGGGTCTGAAGGCTGGGATGACGATCGCCGCGACCTATCCCGCGGCCGTAATAGGAATGGCGGTTCTCCGCATTTTCAAAGGCAGCATCCTGGAAGAGAACTTTGCGCGAACGGTTGGTTCCATTGGTGAATCGGTTGCCGCTGGAGCCATATTCACCATCCCGGCCTTTCTGATTGCCGGCGTTTGGGACAAGTTCGATACGCCTCTCCGTTACCTGGAAGCAACGGCCATCATGCTCGTTGGAGGAATCGTCGGGATTCTGTTTGTTACGCTGCTCAGGCGTGTCATGGTCGAGGATGCCGAGCTTCCATTCCCCGAGTCTGTTGCTGCCGGAGAGATCCATAAGGCAGGGAGAAGAGGCGGTACGGGAGCCATGTATCTTTTCGGTGCCCTCGGCTTCGGAGCTCTGGTCCAGTTTCTTGGCAAGCTTAACGTTTTTGCGGCTAGCTGGGAGAAGTTCATACATTTCAAAAAGTCGGTGATAGATCTTCGAACTGCCGGCGCTCAGGCGTCGGGCAGCGGCGGAGCCCTCATCTCCACGCCGGGCGTTAGCCCTGCTTACATTGGCGTTGGATACATCATCGGACCCCGGCTGGCTTCACTGAACTTCAGCGGCGCTCTGTTGAGCTGGGGTCTATTCGTTCCACTTCTTCTATATTTCCTTGGTCCTAACCTGGAGTCGTTGATAAAACCAGAAGGAGCGACACCGGAAGCCCAATGGACCGCGATGGCATATGGCGTCTGGCGCTTCATCGTGCGTCCCATAGCAATCGGAGGCATGTTGATGAGCGCAGCATACACTCTCTTCAGAATGCGCAAGAGCCTGATTGGTGGTCTTGCCCGTTCTGTCAGCGATGTCAAGAAAGCGGCTGCGGGGACGCATGTCGTCAGCCGGGTGGACAAGGATATAAAGTTTAGCTGGATCATCACAGGAATCCTCATCTCGGGTGTCCTCACCTTCTTCGTTTACAACCACTTCGCGCATAACGCAGGTGCCGCTCTCTTAGCAACCGTCGTCATGATCATCGCGGGGTTCTTCTTCGCTGCCGTGTCCGGATACCTTGTCGGTCTCATCGGTTCAAGCAACAACCCGATCAGCGGCTTAACCCTCTCCACTCTCATCGTGGCTGCCCTTCTCATGGTCATCCTGAGGCAGACCGGAGTAGCTGGAGTGGCAGCAGTCCTAGGTGTTGCCGGTGTCGTATGCGTGGCAGCAGCCGTTGCCGGTGAGATGCTCCAGGACCTGAAAGTCGGACACATCCTTGGTGGTACCCCATGGAAGATGCAGGTGGGGGACCTCATCGGCGTAGGTCTTGCCGCCCTCGTCATGTTCTTCCCGCTCCTTGTTCTTCATGTAGGAGATATCAAAGGAGGGGGGATCGGTTTTGGTGGAAGAGCTCTTCCAGCACCGCAGGCCAGCCTTATGGCCCTCGTTTCCCAGGGAATCGTCGGTGGCCAGATGGCCTGGCCTCTGATCATCGTCGGTATGATCATGGCTTTTGGATTGATCCTCCTGCAGGTTCGAAGTCCGATGCTTGTCTGCGTCGGCATGTATCTCCCCCTGGAGACGACCTTTGCCATTTTCATCGGCGGTCTGATCCGGGGAATAGTCGATAAAATCGGCGAGATGAAGAAATTCAACGCGGCGCAAAAGGCTCGCGTGGAGAACAACGGGATCTTGATCGCCTCGGGACTCATCGCTGGAGAGGCGCTGATAGGATTGGTCTTTGCGGCCATGGCTTTTTACGAGATTCCGGTTCCACAAGCCTTCAAGGTGTCTTCCTTCATCACGAGTCTCTTTATCTTCATCATCATCGGGCTTGTTCTCTCGTACTTCCCGATCAAGAATGCTGGGAAGCCTGATGAGCCGGCGCCACCAAGTGCAATCATGTGATGAGCTCATCGCTTCGCTCGTTGGAAGAATCGATAGATGAAAGCATCAAAGCGATCTAAGGGGGTAGTGAACGTCAACCTGCTCGATCTGATCCCGGACAGGGTGTGTGCATGGGAGCTTGATGGTGATAGCGTCATCCTGATCTACCCAAAGTTCAGAAACAGGTTCCTCGTCAGATTTCTGTTGCCGAGGCTGAAAAAACCTAACTGGAAGATCGGTCTCGATGACATCGGCTCCTGGGTATGGAATCACTGTGATGGGAAAACGACGGTTCGTGAGATTGGAGCAGGTCTCAGAAACTCATTTGGAGAAAGAGTCGAGCCGGTCTATGACCGGCTTGCTCTATTTTTCAGGAAGCTGGAATCCGATCGATTCATCAGTTATGTCAATGTTCCCGCTCCTGAACATGAAGGATAATAGTAGAGGCATCCAGTCTCATTGAAAGGATGGTGTTTTATGGTGGAGAAGAATTTTTCTGATGCAGCAAAGAAAATCGACACGTACCGGGATGAGATCATCAAACTCCAGATGGAGTTAACGGCTATTCCTGCGTTAAGCCCTGTAAATGGCGGGAAGGGGGAGTGGGAGAAGGCAAGATATATCATAGCCTATTTGAAGAAGATCGGCGTTGACTCAATCGAGGAGTGCAATGCTCCGGATCCCAGGGTTCCGGAAGGGACTCGACCCAACATTATCGCCAGGATCAAAGGAAAGAACAGCTCGCATACAATCTGGGTTATGTCCCATATGGACATAGTTCCGCCTGGAGAGTTGAGCGAATGGAAAGGCGATCCCTACAAGGTGAGAGTGGAAGGAAACAAACTCATCGGCAGGGGAGTCGAGGACAACCAGCAGGGGATGGTTGCCTCCCTGATGGCGGTCAAGGCCCTCAGAGAGCTGGGGGTCACCCCCGAGTATGATGTAGGCCTGGCCATCGTCTCGGATGAGGAAACGGGAAGCGACTATGGTATCGATTACGTTATCAAAAACTCCAGCTTCTTCAGGAAAGAGGACCTCATCATCGTCCCTGATGCGGGAAATGAAGACGGCTCCATGATCGAGGTGGCTGAAAAATCCATCCTATGGACGAAGTACAGAACGATCGGGAAGCAGTGCCATGGAAGCACTCCTGAGAGGGGGATCAACGCCCACAAGGCGGCTGCCACGCTCCTCCTGATGATCGATTCTCTCTACAAGAAATTCCCGGATAAGGACCCCGTTTTCGATCCTCCGATCAGCACGTTCGAGCCTACGAAAAAGGAGAACAACGTTCCGAACGTCAACACAATTCCGGGCGAGGATGTCTTCTACACGGATTTCCGGATCCTGCCGAAATACAAGGTGGATGATGTTCTGGCCGAAGTTTCGAAAATGATCAAGGAGGTTGAGGAGGGGTCAAAGGTCAAAATCACGACGGAATATCCCCAGAGAGCTGATGCCGCGCCACCGACTCCGACCGATGCCCCGGTCGTCATTGCCCTCAAGAAAGCAATCAAGGATGTATACAACGTAGATGGTAAGCCGATGGGGATCGGCGGGGGAACGGTTGCAGCGCTCTTCAGAAGAGGCGGTTTTCATGCCGCGGTCTGGTCAAGACTTGATGAGTCTGCCCATTCCTACAACGAGTACTGCTATATAGATAATATCGCAGGGGATGCCAAGGTATTCGCCCATATCTTCCTGCAGAAGTGATACACTCCTTCCTTTAAGAAAAGCCTCTTTTTATGCTAACATCATACGGGAATGATTGAAAAACCGTCGTCCGGACGGGGGACCGTAGCAGAATGCCGCGGTTAGTGATGATAGGGATTCGGCTAAGAACTGCTCATATGGAAGAAAAGGAAAGAGAAGAGATCGAAGCATCTGATTTTGATGCGGATCATGGATGGAATGATGCTGGCGCTGGCGCGAAAGAGAAGAAGTCCGAAGCCTCTCTGGCCAGGCTGGATACCACCATTGCTCCTACGGATACTCTTCAAAAATACATTGCCGAAGTCCGTAAATTTCCTGTCCTGACACCAGAAGAAGAAATCGTCCTTGCAAAGAGGTTTAAGGAAAGTGGCGACAGGGAGGCTGCTCTGCGACTCATCACGGCAAATCTGATGCTCGTAGTCAAGATATCGTTGAAGTTCCGCAGAGCCTGCCAGAACGTCCTGGATTGCATCCAGGAGGGAAACCTCGGTCTTCTTCAGGCAGCGCATAAATTCGACCCGGACCTCGGAGTCCGCTTCCCTACATATGCCACCTGGTGGATCAGAGCCTACATCCTTAAATATATCCTCGATAACATCAGGCTAGTACGGGTCGGTACGACCAATGTTAGGAGGCGGCTGATTCATAACCTGCAGGAGGAAAAGAGAAGACTCGAGGATCTGGGTTTTACCGTTGGGACCAAGCTTCTGGCAGAACGCTTTGGAGCAACCGAGCAGGACGTCATCGACGTCCAGCAGAGCCTGGAATCTAGAGATGTCTCCCTTAATGCTCCGGTGAGCGATGAAAGCAGCGCTCCGAGAGCGGATTTCATCGCATCCGGTGAAGAGTTGCCAGATGAGAAAGCGGCAAGGGGAGAGCTCGAAGAGATCGTTAAGGGCAAACTGAAGATATTCAAGGAGAAGCTGAACAAGAAAGAACTTGCGATCCTGGAGGAGAGAATCCTGAGCGATGAACAGGCGACGCTTCAGGAGATAGGGAAGAGGTTCGGGATAACCCGTGAAGCTGTGCGTCAGACAGAAGAACGACTCAAAAAGAAACTGAGAAAATATCTTGAGAATGAGTTAGGGACAGAGATTGTCCATTTCATCAAATGAAATGTCTGCTCCTCACTCAAAATCGTAATCCGTGGCGGGCCGATCTAACCTTTCCCTGGCCAACCGATGAGAGTTGTGCATATCGGGAAGCGCCAGGACCTTGTTGTATTCCTCAACGGCTTTCTCTCTCTTCCCCATCAGGTCGTAGACCCTTCCCAGCTGGTAATGTCCGAAGGTGATGAAGCGACGTTCTGATTCTGGCAAGTCGAGGCTCACAAGCTTCATAAAATATTTTTCGGATTGCTGCAGATCAGGAATGCGGATGTAGGCGGAGGCAAGGTTGAAAAGGACCTGGGGATCATCAGGAATGATCTCCAGCGCCTTGAGGAGTTCTATTGCAGCTGAAGAGTAATCCTTCTTCTCGAGAGATTCCCGTGCTGCATTGTTGTGCAGGTCAAATTCGATGTTCCTGGAGTGGGCGGCCGATTTTGTCTTGATGTCAGATAGCCATGTGGATTCAAGCTGGGTCAGATCCTGTCCGATCACGCTCCTGAGGATGCTGTCCGATATCTTATCTTTCCCGAGGAGGATCTTGAACTTTTCCATTCCATATTTTTCTATGATGGTTTCAGTCAGTGAACCGATGAGCGGGAAGGAGAAATCGCTTGCGAACCTGACGAATTCTCTTTCATCGAGAAGTCTGGCAACGCTGGGAAGCGTACCGAGTCTCAAGAAGAATCCGCTCCAGTAAGATAGAGATTTTCCCTTCCATACGGAATCCAGATATACTGCCAATCCCTCGGTCAGGTGGACGGATGCGCTGTCCGAAAGGATGAACCCTGCCACGATGTGTGCATCCTCATGAGTGGAATCCGCAAAGAGGATATTCTCGATCATATGGACTTCCTTCTTGCGATCGAGAAAGTGGATGGGATTCGGTAAACCGGAGATATCGTTTTTCTCATTTTTATCCTTGTAGCAGAAGATTTTAAATTTTCTGTCCGGGGGTTTTGCCCCGGTCTTCTTAAGGATGGCCAGAAGCGCAGCCTCTCTCTTCCTGACTCCCTCCGGAATTTTTTCCTTGTTCAGAGAAGAAGGGGAATAGTAGACTTCGTAAAATTGAGAAATGTGTTTCGAGAGGCCTGAATAGAATTTGTCAATCGTATCCCCATTGTAGAATTCAGCGAGAGGATCCGCCTGGGGAGGGAAAGTTACTCCGCTATGAAATCTCCCCTGTCTTATAATGGAGAAATCCCTCATGATGACCCAATCCGATCCGATACTGGGGAACGGCCTGATCTTATCGATGTCCGGGTCTATCGTTGTGCAGACAAGAAAGACGGACGAAGCGTTGAAAGGATTGAACTGAAGAAAGATGGCATAATCCCTCGGGTTGGAATACTCCACTCCCAGGAAGTAGAAGTTATCAGGGGTCACCCGAATCGGCATCTTCTGCCAGATTTCCTGGAGGAGCCTGTTGCTCTTCCCGACGATGATGAGATTTCCCTTCTTATCATTATCCGTAAGATCGGTATCAGCCATGATCTTTACTTTTATTCCGAAGTTCCTCTCAAGATATGCTTTCTTTCTCTCGCAGGAAAGCCTTCCTTCCTCGATTTTCTTCTCGTCCATCGTTGGGGAAACGATGATCACTTCATCTGAAGCACTGAGGAATAGCATGATTCCAGTGCCGTAGCTTGGCTTCTTCTCCTGCGCAAAAACGAGATGATAACCAGTGAACAGAAGAGATAAGAAAAGGGTGGCCAGGATGATCCGTCGCTTTGAGATGATCCGGCTTGAGGAAATAGATGTAAATAAGATTTTCTTCTTGATGATTCGCATGCTTTCTCCAGTATTGTCTGTAGCGTTTATTCTAAGACCCATTCTCGCATTTGTCCAACATGCTCCACAATTTCCTCATCGCATCATTCTTGGCGCACTGCAAGAAGCCATCCGGGTGAGCAAGCATTCTGGCTCGGGTTTAGTCGCCAGAAAAAGCGTTGTTCTCCCGAATGGCAAGCGGGCATCTTTTCGTGCGACCAACTCGAGCTGTATAGATGGGTGACTGAGGAGGCAGTGTGGTTTTGACAGAAGGCTTGCGTTTCTGGTAATATCATCGAAAGTTTCAAATCCCTGAGCAAGAGGAAAATCGTCTTCCGATGGAAGCAAAAGATTACATTGTCGAAGCGAGAATTCTGACGAAGCGGTTCGGCGATCTCATCGCCGTGGATGGGATCGATTTCACCGTCAGGAGAGGAGAATGCTTCGGTTTCCTCGGACCGAACGGAGCCGGAAAGACTACGACGGTCAAGATGATATACTGTTTCCTTCCAATATCGAGTGGTTCCATTAGAGTTTTCGGGTTGGATGTCAACAGGAACCCTCGAGGGATCAAGCACCGCATCGGCGTTTCCCCGCAGGAGGACAACCTCGATCCCGATTTCACGGCGCTGCAGAACCTGACGACCTACGCCCGATACTTCGGGATTTCCAAAAAGGAAGCCAGGAGGCGAGGGGAAGAGCTTCTCGAGTTCATGAAGCTCACCGATAAGAAGGATACGAGGATAAGGGAGCTCTCCGGCGGAATGAAGCGGAGATTGGTTCTCGCGCGCTCCCTTATCAACAGGCCAGAGCTTCTGCTTCTTGACGAGCCGACGACCGGGCTTGATCCCCAGGCAAGGCACTCGATCTGGAGGAGGATAAGGGCTCTGAAGGCTGAGGGGACGACGATCCTCCTCACAACACACTACATGGAAGAGGCTGCCCAGCTCTGCGATAGGATCGTCATCATGGACAAGGGGAAGATAGTCGTGGAAGGGACCCCGGCGGAACTGACCGGACGATTGATAGGAAAAGAGGTTCTCGAGGTCTGGGTATACGATGAATCTCTCCTCGATTACTTGACTACAAACGGTTGGGATTTTGAGATCGCTTCGGACAGGGTTTTCATCTATTCTGGCGATGAACAGAGAGACTTCCATGACATCCTTAATCGGTTTGCCATGAGACATTACATCCACAGACCTGCCTCTCTGGAGGATGTCTTTTTAAAACTCACTGGTAGGGAACTTCGGGAATGAAGACTTTCCTGGGAAACATAAGCTGGAAAGCGTGGCACGTCTGGCGGAGGGACAGGGATGTCTACATGGCAACCTGGAAGACAAACTTCATCCCACCGCTTCTCGAGCCGATCCTGTACATCCTTGCCTTCGGCGCCGGTCTGGGTGCACTGGTCGATGGAGTCCAGTTCATGGGCAAGACTATCTCTTACATCACCTTCATCGCTCCCGGGCTGATCGCAATCGACATGATGTTCCAGTCATTTTATGAGAACACTTATGGTTCCTTTGTTCGGATGTACTATCAGAAGACATTCGATGCAATAGTAGCCACGCCGCTCATGGTTGAGGATGTCATTGCCGGAGAGCTTCTCTGGGGAGCAACGAAATCCCTTGTAGGCAGCATCATCATGCTTGCCGTAATCTCCGCCTTCGGGTATGCAACTTATCCTTCATCGCTTCTCATAATCCCTTATTCTTTTCTGGCAGGTCTTCTTTTCTCCTCGATCGCCATTTGCTTTACGGGGATCGTGCCGAGCATAGACACCTTCAACCTTCCAGTCTTCCTCTTCATCACACCCATGTTTCTCTTCAGCGGAACGTTCTTCCCCATCGAGCTTCTTCCAGATTGGGCGCAGAAAGTAGCGCTCTTACTTCCTCTGACTCATGTAGTGAATTTCAGCAGGGCCTCTTTTCTGGGAGCATTCAGCGCAAGGGTCTGGATGGGTCTTGCAGGCGTTGCTGTAGCCACCCTATTCTTCTTTTGCCTGGGGATCTACCTCATGAAGAGACGCCTCATCCGCTAAAAGCGATATTGATGAAATATTAAATATCGGAGAAAGCCAAGGCATTCTGGCCAGGGTTATGAAGCATCAGGCGAGATGCCTGACTTATTGGGGAATATTGAGATTCTTCTTCAGGCGGAGTGTGATCCTAGTGCCTGGTTCGAGATTGATGATGGCTCCCTTGACCACTATCGTACCGTTTTCCCGCACGGAGACCATCATGGTATCAGGATGAGATGCTGCCTGAGCGGATTCCTCAATCCCTCCTTTTAAAAGTCCACCGGTCCCGGTCTGGCGCTGTTCATCTTCACGAAAGAGTGGTTCTGGTGTCGAAGGTAGCATGCTGTAGCCGACATCGATAAGGACTGTTGATAGTTCCATCTCCTGGTTCGAAAGGATAATCCTGTTGAATTCCATCTTCAGAGTCGATTCGTTGATGGCGCCTTCCTGGTAAGATACCTCACGGACGACACCAATCAACTCTGTTCCCTTCGGCAGAGCCACCTTCTTCCCGACCTTGATGCTTTTTATGGTATAGGCTGAGATCTCCTGTCCGGGCTTCACCTTCTTCACGTCGATGGCATTGTCGAGCTTCGCCTTTATATCTGTCCCCGGATCCAGGGAAGTGGCCGTCTCCTGTTGCTCTGCCCTGGAGAAGGAGAATGACGCTAGACATGAACAAAGAAGAATAAGAAGCAGACATCTTGCTGCTTCACTTTTAAATATTTTCATCGGCATTCTCATTACGTTTTCATTCTGAAATTTATCATAGATGGTGCATGCCTGCAAAGATGGTTCACTTTTCCATCTCCCCATGAGGATTTGCATTTGCCACGACGGTCAGATAGTAAGGAAGGATCTCCCTGTTGTAGATCTCAATCAATCGGTCCAGGAGTCTCACGGGGTTATCGTCGTAAACTACACGGGCACCAGTATCTTTGTCTACGAAGGCGATGATCTGCTGGAGATTCTCGGTGATCCCGCCTGTGCCTGTGAGGACTCCGATGACTTTCGCTTCGTCGTAAGCAATGGCGAATTCACCGAGGGTCCCGGACCTTCCGCCAGCGAATATGACGAGATCACAGGACCGAATGTTCTCTATCTCCCTTCCCATCAGTCCACTCCCTGTGTATATGATGCTATTATATCCGCTGCATGGGGACTTGTATTTGAGCATGTGTTCGCCGAAGTTCAGGGCAGGTGATATCCCTATGACGAATCCCCCCTTCGATCTAGCTCCCTTAACCGCCTCATGCGGAAGACCCGGGCATGCCCCCGTTACCAAGACGAACCCTCTACCTGCTATTTCCTGACCTAGCCGGAATGCTTTCCGGAATGCAACTCTGGAAGGCTTTCCACCGGCGGATCCCATGACGCCGACCGCGATTGGTGGAATGTGCTGAATGCCTTTATGGCTTTCCTTCTTTTGCGAGCTTTTCCTCATCGTTCTACCCTTCATCTTTCCGGATGGACTCATCTCCTTCGCCTCTCATTGAGATGAAAATCGATTCTTAGAAAACTGCAAATCAATCGAGCGCGGGCATTATACCATAGCCTGGGAAACAGCTTATGAATTAGGGGTGAAAAAGGTTGCTCATATAGTGTACAATCAATGGAAAAATTTTCGCACATAATGCGAGATATTTTCAGGATCCTGGAGCTCGTCGTTTTTATAGTAATGACCGTATCATGGGGCATCGGCGGGATGCTTGTCTGGAGGATCTTCAGGCAAATGTACAGGATGGGATGGGAAAATTTTCTTCGGCCCTGGTTTCTGTTGCCTGCCGATGCGAAGAGAAATCTGAAGATGCTCTGGATCTGCCTGTTAATCATAGTTATTGGCGCCTTGCTCATATTTTTATGCGAGCATGTCATCGGATATCATTAAGGTGCCATGGTGAGTGGAAACGTGAGCGAAAGAGAGATTTACGGATATTCCAGACCGGCCATGTTCATTCCTGTCGTACTCGCTCTGGAGGTCTTTCTATTCGGGTTTTTCTTCTACGTCCTCCCTCCCTATCCGTTTCGTAATGAGGTGTTCACCCGGCTTCCGCTTTTCGCCCAGTTCCGGCTGCTGGTCTTTGCCGTTGCCTTTCTCCTTGCCATCCGGATCTTCCAATTTTTCTTTCAGCTTCGGTGGAGCTTTCAGGTAGGGGAGGAGGCTCTCATCATCCGGGCGGGAAGGAAGGAGATGCTCTTGGAGTATGGACTTATAGAAGGTATAGACTATGAGAACATGCTAGGTCCAAGCAGGAAGCCGTTTGGTTTCACTCTCTTGAGAGCGAAACCCTCGAGCAGCATCAGGATTTACAACATTCTGGAGCGAGGAGATAGTTTCATTCACGGGTTCCTGCAGAAGGTCGTCCAGGACCCTTTCAACAGGAACGATCTGAAGACCTGGATAGAGATCAAGAGAATACAAGAGAAGATGAGACGATCGAGGATCTGCATCCGCCTCTGGTATTATCTCATGGGGATAGCCTTTCTCTTTTTCCTCGTGAAAGGATATATTATCTGACTTTATAGAGTGTTGCTCTGATTAAGAAAGAACACGGTACTGACAGGATTCTGGTTCTACTCATCGTGATGAAATGAGAATGAAAGGGAGGAATGACTCGGAGGTGTGTTAATGACGATATCGAGGAAGATCGAGAAGTTTGTCGGAGAGACGACCTGGATCCGAAAGATATTTGAGGAGGGGGTCGAGCTTAAGAAGAGGGTGGGCGAGGACAGAGTATACGATTTCTCGCTCGGCAACCCCATACTGGATCCGCCCGAGGAGTTTTATGAACAGTTGAGGTCTCTTGTTCTCCATCCCCGGAAGGGGATGCACAGGTATATGCAGAATGCGGGCTATCCTGAAGTCAGACGAGCCATCGCGGAAGTTCTGGCTGCTGAGACAGGAGTCATGGTTACTCAGGAAAATGTCGTAATGACGTGTGGTGCGGGTGGCGGTATCAACATCGTGCTGAAAGCGATCCTGGACGAAGGTGACGAGGTCATCATCATTTCTCCCTACTTCGTGGAGTATCTTTATTACATCGACAACTGGGGAGCCAGAGCCGTCATCGTCCCTGCCGGAAAAGATTTTAATCTCGACGTCAGCGGTATCTCGGAATCGATCTCACCTTCGACGAAGGCTATTCTGATCAATTCGCCGAATAATCCCACAGGTGTCGTATACCCTGAAGAAACGCTGAGAGAGCTTGTAAAAGCCATTGAAGAAGCCAAGCGCAGGTATGGCAGGG includes:
- a CDS encoding oligopeptide transporter, OPT family, with the translated sequence MAAGEFKPYVPPEMSMSEFTLKALLVGLVMCVVLGAANAYLGLKAGMTIAATYPAAVIGMAVLRIFKGSILEENFARTVGSIGESVAAGAIFTIPAFLIAGVWDKFDTPLRYLEATAIMLVGGIVGILFVTLLRRVMVEDAELPFPESVAAGEIHKAGRRGGTGAMYLFGALGFGALVQFLGKLNVFAASWEKFIHFKKSVIDLRTAGAQASGSGGALISTPGVSPAYIGVGYIIGPRLASLNFSGALLSWGLFVPLLLYFLGPNLESLIKPEGATPEAQWTAMAYGVWRFIVRPIAIGGMLMSAAYTLFRMRKSLIGGLARSVSDVKKAAAGTHVVSRVDKDIKFSWIITGILISGVLTFFVYNHFAHNAGAALLATVVMIIAGFFFAAVSGYLVGLIGSSNNPISGLTLSTLIVAALLMVILRQTGVAGVAAVLGVAGVVCVAAAVAGEMLQDLKVGHILGGTPWKMQVGDLIGVGLAALVMFFPLLVLHVGDIKGGGIGFGGRALPAPQASLMALVSQGIVGGQMAWPLIIVGMIMAFGLILLQVRSPMLVCVGMYLPLETTFAIFIGGLIRGIVDKIGEMKKFNAAQKARVENNGILIASGLIAGEALIGLVFAAMAFYEIPVPQAFKVSSFITSLFIFIIIGLVLSYFPIKNAGKPDEPAPPSAIM
- a CDS encoding PqqD family protein, giving the protein MKASKRSKGVVNVNLLDLIPDRVCAWELDGDSVILIYPKFRNRFLVRFLLPRLKKPNWKIGLDDIGSWVWNHCDGKTTVREIGAGLRNSFGERVEPVYDRLALFFRKLESDRFISYVNVPAPEHEG
- a CDS encoding M20 family metallo-hydrolase is translated as MVEKNFSDAAKKIDTYRDEIIKLQMELTAIPALSPVNGGKGEWEKARYIIAYLKKIGVDSIEECNAPDPRVPEGTRPNIIARIKGKNSSHTIWVMSHMDIVPPGELSEWKGDPYKVRVEGNKLIGRGVEDNQQGMVASLMAVKALRELGVTPEYDVGLAIVSDEETGSDYGIDYVIKNSSFFRKEDLIIVPDAGNEDGSMIEVAEKSILWTKYRTIGKQCHGSTPERGINAHKAAATLLLMIDSLYKKFPDKDPVFDPPISTFEPTKKENNVPNVNTIPGEDVFYTDFRILPKYKVDDVLAEVSKMIKEVEEGSKVKITTEYPQRADAAPPTPTDAPVVIALKKAIKDVYNVDGKPMGIGGGTVAALFRRGGFHAAVWSRLDESAHSYNEYCYIDNIAGDAKVFAHIFLQK
- a CDS encoding sigma-70 family RNA polymerase sigma factor, encoding MEEKEREEIEASDFDADHGWNDAGAGAKEKKSEASLARLDTTIAPTDTLQKYIAEVRKFPVLTPEEEIVLAKRFKESGDREAALRLITANLMLVVKISLKFRRACQNVLDCIQEGNLGLLQAAHKFDPDLGVRFPTYATWWIRAYILKYILDNIRLVRVGTTNVRRRLIHNLQEEKRRLEDLGFTVGTKLLAERFGATEQDVIDVQQSLESRDVSLNAPVSDESSAPRADFIASGEELPDEKAARGELEEIVKGKLKIFKEKLNKKELAILEERILSDEQATLQEIGKRFGITREAVRQTEERLKKKLRKYLENELGTEIVHFIK
- a CDS encoding ATP-binding cassette domain-containing protein, with the protein product MEAKDYIVEARILTKRFGDLIAVDGIDFTVRRGECFGFLGPNGAGKTTTVKMIYCFLPISSGSIRVFGLDVNRNPRGIKHRIGVSPQEDNLDPDFTALQNLTTYARYFGISKKEARRRGEELLEFMKLTDKKDTRIRELSGGMKRRLVLARSLINRPELLLLDEPTTGLDPQARHSIWRRIRALKAEGTTILLTTHYMEEAAQLCDRIVIMDKGKIVVEGTPAELTGRLIGKEVLEVWVYDESLLDYLTTNGWDFEIASDRVFIYSGDEQRDFHDILNRFAMRHYIHRPASLEDVFLKLTGRELRE
- a CDS encoding ABC transporter permease, whose protein sequence is MKTFLGNISWKAWHVWRRDRDVYMATWKTNFIPPLLEPILYILAFGAGLGALVDGVQFMGKTISYITFIAPGLIAIDMMFQSFYENTYGSFVRMYYQKTFDAIVATPLMVEDVIAGELLWGATKSLVGSIIMLAVISAFGYATYPSSLLIIPYSFLAGLLFSSIAICFTGIVPSIDTFNLPVFLFITPMFLFSGTFFPIELLPDWAQKVALLLPLTHVVNFSRASFLGAFSARVWMGLAGVAVATLFFFCLGIYLMKRRLIR
- a CDS encoding pyridoxal phosphate-dependent aminotransferase, yielding MTISRKIEKFVGETTWIRKIFEEGVELKKRVGEDRVYDFSLGNPILDPPEEFYEQLRSLVLHPRKGMHRYMQNAGYPEVRRAIAEVLAAETGVMVTQENVVMTCGAGGGINIVLKAILDEGDEVIIISPYFVEYLYYIDNWGARAVIVPAGKDFNLDVSGISESISPSTKAILINSPNNPTGVVYPEETLRELVKAIEEAKRRYGRDIYLVSDEPYRRIIYDNVKCPWIFPIYRDSMIVTSSSKDLGLSGERIGYAAVHPGCKDGDRIIAGMIFNMRALGYVNAPALMQNILRSIGRATVNVDEYRRKRDLLCEGLGDAGYEFVKPQGAFYLFSKSPIDDDVAFVRELQKENILTVPGSGFGTPHYFRIAYCVEDETIVKAIPGFKKVFRSIK